The Arachis ipaensis cultivar K30076 chromosome B03, Araip1.1, whole genome shotgun sequence region AGTCAACCATCTCACCTTCGTTAATGAAACTATTGAAGGAGTTAATGGAGGAAGTTGATTTCATTCTCCCCTTCTTTCTCATGAAAAGTTGAGATTGCATTAAAGTCACCAATTGCCAAGAAAGGTTTAtttgtttctccttttaattctagtattttcttgaattgttcaGTTCTTGTATTTTCCTCGGCATGCAAATGTATTGCTACAACTTTCCAAATTTTCTATAGAATTGGATCTGCCCAAGTGAACATGATTAAGTAGTCTTTTGTATGCAAAATATTTACTTCCACATTGTCctttcaagcaagaacaaggccTCCTACTGTGCCTCTCGACTCCACACAATAGATTTGCTTAAAACCAATCTTGCCACAATGCTCTTTAACTACCGagataatattttttgtttcacaTAAAAATATTACCTCGAGAGAATGGGATTTACAAATCCCTTTTATGCTATGAATTGTCAGAGAATCTTTTAAACTCCAACAGTTTCACATCATCATCTTTACGGACACTCGGGTGTTAATTGTGGGGTGGCACCCTCTCCTTTATtagattctcctctttttctggGTATTGTTTCTTGTGATTGCTTGGAATTCTAGGTTCTTTTGATCTTCTTTTAGCACCTGCCACCTTAATGAAGCTTCTTCCATCCTATTGTTTCATAGTAGTCTTTTATTCCGTTGTTGTTCTGATTGCTGATTTGTTGCCCCAAAAACAAAGTTTGTTGGTAGGTCTTTTATACTTGCTTTTTCTCCCTGTATTCGGTCATTGGACATTCCTTGCATCACCTCAGAATTTCGGTTGTAGCATGCAGATTCTTTAATAAGAATAAGAGATTGTGAATTAGTGCTACTCTCTAGCTCCTTATTCTCACCTTCGCAGATTCTTCTTCCTTTGGACTTCATTGAGAGACTAGAAAGATTGTTGATGAAATTTATTGGAATCGGTTGTTGTGACCTTGAATGTCCACTTCGTTCTCCTGTACCTGTGTTTTGATCCTTTTTATCTCtcactattgtttctctttttccTCCTTGGTCAGATTTTAGCCAATCACCCCATTTTTCTTCTTTAACTTCTCCTCTAATTGAATCTTCAATTTGGATGGTGCATCCTCGTGTTTCATGGCCTATGTATCCACAATAATTGCAAAAGTTACCAATTTTTTCGTACTTGAGTGAGACCTCCAGCACCTTTTTGTTGGGGTCGGCAATCTTGAGTGTTCTCTTAAGTGGTTTTGTAATGTTGAGACTTATTTTGGACTTTTATAATGCAGTTCTCCCTGCCTTTCACATAGAAGAAATCAACATTCAAGACGTTCCCAATAGCACTCTCCAATTTTCGTCCCAGTTTTTTTGTTTTGTAGTGCTCCGGTAATTCCTATATTTGGATCCAAATTGggacttttgaaaattttgaatcttcTATAACTTCATCCTTCTTTTACCATTTTAGATTTAATATGTAATTTTTAAGCAGTCATGGTACTCATCTTTCGATTCTGAcgacatctttttcttcttcaaaaaaCAATTGGAAAAGATTTCTTCCTGTGTCCACAACTTTAAATCCTTTTGGACGTCTCCATATTGCTTGAATAGCAGGTTCAATTGTGCCAATGAAAAAGGCTGTCTGCCAAGAGTCTTCCTATCAAGCTTTTTGAACACTTTTCCACCTCTACTTGTATATCCTTCTCATCGATTGTGATTATTGCGTCTTCCATGTCAGTTTTGTCTTCTGTTGTAGCAGCATTGGCTGCCATCCTGAGACTTGATCACTCACACTCACTCTCACTGGTTGAAACTTTATTGCTCACGCACGCTGGCAGGTTAAGTTTTGATTACTCACTCACAGGTTGAATCTTGCTTGATCACTCACACTCACTCTCACAAGTAAGAATTAGGATTACCCTACTAAACCCTAGCAGAGCACTTCTAAACCCTATGGTCCCTATGGTCACTTTTTTACATTTTTAAACACGTCAAATTTAACAttagtttatatatattttttaattaatttttaaataatataatatttatccCACTGTAGTTTCAATTAATTTCTGTAATTTTGACACCATAATCAACGGTATTGTTTGTTCCACGCTTGAGAAAATCGCATTCAggtctttctttttcaacttataattttttctctttttattttatttttttaatgtgtGAATTTCGCTGTTTGAGCTTTAGTTCAGTTAATTCTTAGTTGTAATTCTTTTTGCTGTCAGATCATGTTAATGTGcgtgatgttttttttttttaattttttattctcaaATTCATGTAATGAAAGATAATGTAGAGGGTGGCTGACGGTGCTTGTGGTGGTGGGAAAGGGAGTGGAGGAGGGTGAGTGTGGGACTGTGGGATGGGGCGGAGCAGGAGGAGGTGAAGATGAGTGCAAGGATAATTTTggtattttatattaaaacaaaCCATATTAAGGGGGTTAATATATATTGAAAAACCAAGGAGGAATTGGGTGTAGTTTAGGCAAATCTGGATTTGTAAGTATAATTTCTCAGAAATAAAGATTGGCTTAAGTCAACAATGTGTAAAGACAAAAGTTAATTCTTAGAGGACTTGCTAGTTTTGTGTCCAAGATTTGGAACCAATCTCCTGCATGACACGGCTCATGACTTGATGCATATTGCATGATTTTAATTTCCACACGGAATGTGGAGTGTGGACCACTCCTTTCTGCATCATGTGTGGAATTTGGGAGTGAGACTCAGCAATGCATGAGAGTCAGTCAACTCCTGTAATGGAGCCTGAGCCTTACTTAACTGTTGTGTTTTGGCTAGTGAGTTCATCACTAAGAATCATTCTCATTTCAGAATAGTTAAGACTCCACAAAATCCTATGGCATCAACACCTGCTCTGTTATTGCTAGTGTTGTTGATGCTATTTGCAAATGAAACCACAGCTGAGACAAACCACACCCACCTCATTCCTATAGGATCTACGATCTCTCCTACAGGCAAAAATACTTCATGGTCTTCACGTTCTGGCCTCTTTGCTTTTGGCTTTTACCCTCACGGTAACAGCTATGCTGTTGGAATATGGCTGCTTACTCAACCTAAACACACAATTGTGTGGACTTATCATCCTTATAGTCCATCAATGTCTTCAAATTCCACATTGAGATTGACCAAAGAAGACGGGCTACTTCTTCTGCAAGAAAATGAAGACCCAGAGTTTCTCATTCCACTTTATTTTTTACATCAGGCTAAAGTAGAAGTGGCTTCAGCATCTATGCTTGATTCTGGCAACTTTGTGCTTTATGATAAGAATTTTAGTATGTTATGGAGTAGTTTCGGTGACCCAAGTGACACCATATTAGGTGGCCAGAATTTAACAGGTGGAATGGGCCTGGTCTCTAGTGTGTCACAATCAGACCATTCGAGTGGACATTTTTTGCTAAGCAGGCAGCTTGATGAACACCTAGCTGCTTGCCGTGTGAACAGCACATGTGAACCGGAGGATGCTTATTGGGCTAAAAACACATACTTTGAAGGTTATGGTTATCTACAGCTCAGTCTTAGCATTGAAGGTTCGCTTTGCCTAAAAGATTATTCCTCTGGTTCTGAACTGGAGTGTTTAGCTAGTAGCAAGAACCTCACAGACAAGTCAAAGAATGCAACTTTTATCTACCGTGCTACACTTGATGAAGATGGGGACTTCAGACTGTATGCTCACCAATTCGAGGGAAATACTAGCTCAGGTGTGCAAACGCTGTGGAAAGCCGTGGAGGGGGATAAATGTCAAGTCCCACTTTGTGGCTTGAACAGTTACTGCTTCATCAAGAGCGACAAAGTCATGTGTCAGTGTTATCCCGGTTTCATCCCTATCAAGAGTGGTGGTAACGATACCAGGTTTCTCGACTGCGAACAGAACCACAGCAAAGATAATTGTGAGAGCATAGAGGACCCAACAATGATGTACAATATGACTTCCTTAAAGGATATCTACTGGGGTGGTTCTCCTTATTTGGTTGTGCCAATAGAGATGGAAACTTGCAAGAAGTCTTGTCGGAAAGACTGTGATTGCAGGGCGGTGTTATATAAGAGCGGCATCTGCGAAAAATATAAGCTTCCACTTCTATATGGCAGAAGCTCTAAAGATGCATCAATGACGGCCTTCGTGAAGATGCCTTCAGGAATTGTCCTAA contains the following coding sequences:
- the LOC107630435 gene encoding G-type lectin S-receptor-like serine/threonine-protein kinase LECRK2; its protein translation is MASTPALLLLVLLMLFANETTAETNHTHLIPIGSTISPTGKNTSWSSRSGLFAFGFYPHGNSYAVGIWLLTQPKHTIVWTYHPYSPSMSSNSTLRLTKEDGLLLLQENEDPEFLIPLYFLHQAKVEVASASMLDSGNFVLYDKNFSMLWSSFGDPSDTILGGQNLTGGMGLVSSVSQSDHSSGHFLLSRQLDEHLAACRVNSTCEPEDAYWAKNTYFEGYGYLQLSLSIEGSLCLKDYSSGSELECLASSKNLTDKSKNATFIYRATLDEDGDFRLYAHQFEGNTSSGVQTLWKAVEGDKCQVPLCGLNSYCFIKSDKVMCQCYPGFIPIKSGGNDTRFLDCEQNHSKDNCESIEDPTMMYNMTSLKDIYWGGSPYLVVPIEMETCKKSCRKDCDCRAVLYKSGICEKYKLPLLYGRSSKDASMTAFVKMPSGIVLSPTSNQTALSPTKPCVFVDDKRSLIMILSLTLGWISFFGLVFVLYIFIIYRHQVHRYAILSASENLGFVEECSLRSFSFDELVKSTGGFAEEIGRGSFGAVYRGTIGDSNRRVAVRRLEKFVDEGEREFQAEITAIARTHHRNLVKLIGFCIDGSRKLLVFEYLSNGSLADLLFKSHMTMAWKERLKIALDVARGVLYLHEECDVRIIHCNIKPQNILMDEVWTAKISDFGFARLLKPSYSRMKKMDDKRSRYLAPEWQKDESVSVKADVYSFGVVLLEIAFRRSSIDMNVASPEEIVLSSWVYKCYAAGQLNKLVADDEGEDVDWKILERMVKLGLWCVQDKPSLRPTMKDVILMLEGLKDIPVPPSPAFFVE